The sequence ATTTCGAACTCCCCTCATCAGATTGGCGTCTTTCCATTAGGGAGTTGTTGTATTATTGCTCTCTTTTACTTTGCTTCTGGCGAGGTGGCCGGCCGGCAGTTTGATGAGTACTGAGTCGAGAGGAAATAATTTTGCCGTGATATACGGACCTTGGTCCTCCGCTCAACCTTTTTTGTGtcaagccttcttcttttttgttcCTGGTGGGCGTTGTTCTCTATCATTGTTTTCTGCAATTTCAAGTCTTGTCGTGAATCTCTACTCGGTAGCCTGACGCTTGTTGTGTGTTCTGGGGCATTTTTACATGTTCAATTCTGGCGTTTTGTTCCGACAGTGATCTTTGACGGCATTTTTTTTCATAATCTGTTTGTTACGCGATCACATTGTCTTAGACATCAGATTGAGTTTTGTTTAGATGAGAAGCAATGGTTCTGGGGGTCTGTTTAAGTTGTTTTCTTGCGATTTTTAACACCCGCCTCAGCTTGGGCCTAGATTGAATTCCCCATTTTTTGGCCCTCGTTTACTGATTTCAGAACATCTAGATGGAGTTTTTGACTTTTTTCCATTATTGGTGGTCAGTTTGTCAAGTCTTGCTTTTTTACCACCGACATCATCACGAATTGGACGATATTTGGAAACTTTGTGCCAtgagaaagaaagaaagaaagaaagaaaaataagTCTCCATTCAATGGCAAGCATGCTGGCGCTAGAGGATGTGGTTTTTTTGTTTCCGTCTACAGGATTAGATGGCTGGCAAATTTGCGCGTCTTATTCGCATGGGTGTTTGCTTTTTTGCAAATTCGCATCTCTCATTTAAAAAAGGAGATTGCTGACACGACAtgtttcttttcctttgtttggGAGGAACGAGAACTTGCATGGTCTCGGGGTGATGTGAAGCGCCGGTTAAGTTGTTAGATTGATGGGATACACGATCTTGACGATTCGTATGTATGTACATTTAGCTTTTTGGTCGCTAGTCGGCCGCCTTGGCGTGAGCACCGTCAGGGTTGAGGTAATGAGAGCCGGTCACCTCAATGGGTTCGTGTGTGAAGTGTCTTGTCATGTGGTGTTGTAAAAGTGAGTTGTATCTTACCATTTCCAAGCGTCTTCACGAATGGAAGTTGATCAGTTTGGGTAAGAGTATAATTTGATTCGGCATCGCTCTTCATTATCAATGCCCGTCACACTATTAGTATCATTATCCTGTTTTATAGCCAAACTCCTTGCAGCAGTGTAATCCATCCCTATCGCAAATCATCTGGCATGACAGGTTCCACATCCGACCTCACCGACGCATTGTAAAGAATCTCCCAATCTTTGCATCGTCGCTCGTCCATGCCATCAATATACGGATCCCCATCGTCAGACAGTTTGGGCTGCTCAATTGTCGCATCAGCCATACACAGCAGCGACTACCAAAAGTTAGCACCATGCTCAAAGTTGTCTTCATGATTACCCACCTGTCGCAAATAGTCAAAGCAGTGCAAGGCATAGCCCTTATCATGATCCAACGGGTCAGACTCCTTAGGCCTGACCGGCAGCTCTCCCCGAGTGGGATCCTTCAAAACCGCAATAATCTGATGCAGATACTGCATCTCCGATCGAAGCATCGCCAGGCAATGCAGCTGGTGGAACATTGCGATCCCCAATTTATGCGTCTTGTTCCTTTCGTGCGCGAGCGTAAAGTACCCTCCGTTGGGGGGCAGCGCCTCGTGCCAGAGGTGGTCATGCTGGTGGCTTAGGTTCTTGTACGCGTCGTGCTCGGCGAACTGGACTATCTTGGAAGATGTCTGTAGCGCGTGAAGATCTGCTGGGACGAGCGAAGTGTTGGACGGTGATGGTTTGTGGTGTGTTGTGAATTGCGATAGGGGGAGGAGCATGAAGTAGGTGAAGAGGGAGAAGCTGATGACGAGCGTGGAGAAGAGAGATAGTAAGAAGGCGTAGTGTTGGCGGGCTGTGGACTTGGGCAGCggtgccatgatggcattggGGAGAGGATGAGATATTGAATGATATGAATGTATTTTCTGTGCGaaatatcaattgatcctttGACTTGTTTGTTTGGGGGAAGATGTGGATGAGGGAAGACGTCTCTTGCTTTGATCACGTCaagtcgagtctggtgttctTGCCGAGTGACTGGTGTCAGGACAATACCCTTTGCTGGAATGCATGTCATCAAGTGCTACAAGGCACTACTTGTTCTTTTTCTAGCTTGGAAATGAATTGTCTTCATTCCGGCAAATGGCACATGGTCTGTCATCTCCCTGGCATGCGACTTGCGAGTGTCAAATCTGAATTAAgggatgccgatgctgatgccAGATGCACATCCGCGGCAGTACCTACTGCTGTGCTGTGCGTCGACCACGGCGCTTAATTGACATCTGCGAACTTCATAGCGATTGTCAGTAACCGAGGCGTCTGACTAAGTTTTCTTCACCGGCAGCAGAGCTCGTGCCTCGAGGAATGGTGGATTCGAACATCATGTTCCTATCGGACACCCTTTCGAGATGTCTCACCCAGCAGCTCTGACCAGCGCCAAATTCACATTCCTgcttacctaggtagttaaTGCGCTAATGAATTAAGTGGCAAAGATGAGGAAATTTTGGTCAACGGCCTCTTGGGATTTGTAGATCTGGAAATTCGGCTACGCTTCTACAGACTCTGCCGCTGGGGACGCCAAGTCTCTAGATGGTGTGTAAGtgggatggtgatggctgcATACTTATAAGTCGCATCGCTCCGTGAATGAGAGCAACACAAACGCCAAAGCTGTCAAATTGCTGACGCCTAGACATAAAGGCCAGCAGCGACCTGTGGTGGTTTTATGTTAGGGTAAGGAACTAGAATTACAGTTCAGAGCTCAAGTATTGTAGAGTACGTGCGGCATCTTACTCAATTTCAGTTGCAAAAGATATAAAACGCGAACAGAATGAATCACAGAACTTTCATATTTATTCAAGTCGCTACTGTGCATTGTCAAGGCATCATAAACAGCCTGCCATCGGGTTACGCTCGACGCTGCAACACCATTGTTTACTTGTGAACAACTATGGCACTATTTCTCAGCAAATTAAgttgccatcattgccagcaCAAAAGCCGCAGCTACAGAAAGAAGCTGAACACCAGCTTGAGAAGCGCCGCCGATAGGAATAGTCGTTGGGCTCTGGCTTCCCGTTGGAGTCACTCCCACCGTGGTAGTCACCTTGCACGGCGTGCTGCACGGCACAGTGACGGTTGTGTTGCCCCCAGACGTTGGGATAGAAGTAGATTTAGAAGTCTGCGATTCCGTGTGACCTAGTTGACGAGTTAGCACAGGCTGTCACATGTTCGATCAGCAACAACATACTCTGTTCACTGCTAGTGCAGGTTCCGCTTGACGAATCTGAACTAGTTGGCTTCGTAACAGTAGATGAGGTCGTCGATGAAGTACCCGTCTTGGTGCccgttgagcttgtcgtgCCTGTAGTAGTCTTCGTCgaagttgttgttgtagttgtggtggttgtttCTTTGCAATCGACAACTGCGATGGAGAACTGGGAGCTTCGGGCGTAGATATCAGATGTATTTGCGCCATTGACAGCAAACCTATAAACATGTCAATAACTCAACCTAGACTCATTCAGCTCTACGTCTGCTTACAGCTGGTATGCGCCGCTGGAAGGAATATCACAGGGAATCCGCACGCTCACGGCACCAGTAGACGtagcaacaccaccagcaagcaaCTTATTCACGGCAGGAGTCTGAGCCGCGCCGTTCCAAAGATACAAATCAAATTTGGCGGGATCGCTAGCAGAATGACTCCAAGTTACGGTTACGCCTGACCCAGTCGCAGGGTGACCAGGGTTGTTGATCTGAAGAGCCCATGCAAGCGGCAGCAAGCCGAGGGCAAACAAAACGAGTGAAGGCATCGTGAAAGAATTAAACTTCAAAAATAAGCATTCAAGGTGGAGAGTCCCTAGAACAAAGGCGATAGCATCAGGCTATACCGCACATATTAATACATTGGGAACCAAGTCACTTCGTTATGTTATTCTGCCAACCCTGTCATCACGTTAAATGGCACCATTCACCAGCCGTAATCTCAGATGCCTTGTATGGGACGCCACCACGTGCGTGCATTACACGATATACGGGTTACCATAATTTTGACCATCCTGGCCTAGCGACCTCGTATAGATGCCATACCTGTCAAGGCTGAGTGATGGAATTGGCTGGTTGTGATCATGCTGGATAATACGATAACGATAGTTTGTCTGGCTCATGATAAGATCGGTCGGATTGGTCGCCGAGATGTGAAGTGGTGAACTGGTTTGCCTTGGTGCAGGCAATACACAATTCTCGTGAGGTGGTGTAGATGGCATCAAGTGGTTGTCCAAACCAGCAGGACATATGTCGATAAGGATGATTCCGGTAGCTGAGTACACCTACGAGAAACAAGTCACGCGTCCCAAAGTTCGTATTGTCTTGATCCTGTCGCTGGATTTGGATACGGCTGAGAGTCCCTGTCGCATTGATGACATTGGCGTTTCGGATTCGTTAAGTGTTGGTTCATTCTTAATTGAGGCACGAGTTTTCTTATCTGTTTGTAACATGGAAGAACAGCACAATGATGGGACAGacacacactcacactcaTTTCTCAAATCACCATCGATTTGCAGTTGCACATGGAGAGTAATAAGAACGCTGGTAATACACGCCTATGAAATAGTACGCAAGGAAAACGACGGTAATAAATACAAGGATAGCTTTTTGACTTGGGAAGATTATCCACCTGGCCGTTACCATTAGCCTCATAAAACCCTCATTCCCAAAGTCATGGTCATTTGCAGAAAATCGTGGTCTAGACTCTTCATTGCAGACTGGCAAGCATCTAGCCTGCTCCTGTCTTTCAGTATCCATCGATGCAAAACCTTTTTTCCCTCTTCGCACAATTACGACCCCGACATGACTTGTTTCCAAGATCTAGTGCCCACGCCGTCTACTCAAAGAGAAAATAAAGAAAACAATCTACAAGGAGAAGGTAGATGATCCCAGCTCAAGATCTAGCAGCATAAAACAAGTGCTAGTTAAAGCGAAAATTAGGTCAGTGCGAGGCCAGGGATAGCGTGCGTCTGGTACGCTATGCCGTCCTCGCTTGTAATTTATTTGCAAGACATCAAGGaaatcctcatcctcagTCTCATATCCTAAGAAAATTCACATCCGAGATGCTTCGATGCCTCTTGTGGCCGTTGCCGACTTCGCTAGACGCTTTTCGCTTCGCAGAAACAGACTCCAACGGACTGCGTGTCATATCGCTCGCATGCTTCTTTTGTCGCCGAATCGGGGTCAAGGGAATGCCTGCCGTATCAAAGCGATCCGACTTGAGGCCCCTGATGGCGGAATAATTGTACGGCCCGCTAAAGGCCAGCGAATCTTGAGTTGCCTTATTACTCAAGATCAACTGCTGATTGATTTGGTTGCGTCGAAAGGCACCAACAGTGTCCGAGTTGAGATGTGACAGCAAGTCTCGTTCGCTGGAGGCTGTCGCAGGTCTCAAGGGTGTAGAAGAAGGCTCCCAGGTGCCATCATTGCCCTCTTCGCCAGAAGAGTCACCATCATCCCACGTGATAAAGTCGCTAAtgtcgagcttcttctcggcttcgtcttcctctccGTGATGACTTGCTGATGAGCTTTCATCAGCAGTGCCAGCCTCGGAAgggaatgggaagaaggctTCAGCGGGTCCCATGGTCTGAGGGTTGACAAAGTCTCCAAATGTGTTGGATGAGAACATTGCACTGAGCATCATGTTGGCCGAGTTACTGAGTATCGGGGACGACTGTTCTTCCAGTGGCCACTGGAAATTGAATTGCTCAGGGGAGAGGTCAAGTTGGCGCCGACGATGTGGTGTGAAGATCATCATCTTTCGCGTGTGAGGGTTCAGCACCGCAATCGGTTTCTTGTCGGAACGGTCAAGATTGAATCGCCCAACACGGGGTTGACCACGCTCAGTTTTGATTGGTGAGGGAACATCCGAGTCAGAAATTTCACTCATAGGCACAGAAGGACGGCGAGTCTTTCTGCGGATTGGGGGTTCAGGGACGTCTTCCTCAGTAGTGTCACCATCAGCTGGCAAAAGGCAACGTTAGCaatacaaaacaaaaaccaGCGGCGTGTCCCGCAATTGCCAGGACTCACTTTCGTATCCATCAAGTTCCAGAGGCTCTTCAAAGGCGGGAGTGAACTTGGAGGGAGAAGTATCGATCTGAGGCACTCTGGGCGTAGCAGTTGGGGTCTCATCATCGGAAATCTCACGAATGACTTCCTCAGCATCCGAGTCGTCGGCGTTTTGCAACTCATACTGGCCATTGTAGTCCCAAAACGAGCCCGACCCGGACGATTCATCTGGGTCATGTTCTATTTCACGGCGAAATGCCGGGTCTAGGGAGGTTTGTGAAACAAAAATGTCGGGAAACAAGTCACCAtggtcatcatcatcgtccgTGTCGGTAGAATCAGATTCGCTAGACGGAACAGCAAAACGCACATGGCGTTCGACGGCAGCATCAGAGCCGAATGCTTGGTCATGGAAGAAGTCGGATGCTTGACTTTCGTCGACCTCGGAAACAATACCAGCCCAGCTGGTGCTTTCATCGGCATCCGGGTCTACGACAGGATGACTGTACTCAtaatcgtcgtcgtcgtcctcatcatcgtcatcgtcgtcgtcctggttatcgtcgtcattgtcactgCCAGGTTGCGGTCGAGGAGACTGGGAAGGCTTTGCCTCAATCAGAATATTTCTCTCCTCGAccgcatcgacatcgtcctcgtcatcgtcagaCGAGTCGCTaatttcttcaacggctgagtagccatcatcgtcggAAAGGTCAAATGAGGACGAGGTGTCAGAGCCCCTTCGCTTGGACGCCTTTTTGGCAGTCTTGGCAGGGTACTTTTGCCTTATGTTGCGGGACATAACTGATAACGGCAACTTGTAATCGGTGTTTGTATAATCGATTCGGTTAAAGGGTGAAGTATGTCGGTTGATTGCAACCTTTTTTGGTGGTAGATAAACTCTGAAGTCGATCGGTGGGTAAATATTGATTCTGATGTCTCTGAAGAGCTCGGTCGCTCTAATCTTGGTATAGACAGAAAGAAAAGGTGGTCGTTGGTATGGTGAACACAAAAGTTCACATGAAGAAGATCAGAGTATATGGAGGTAATAATGAAATGTATGGATGAGAGAGAATAAGCCTAAAGGTTGTTGGGGtcggaggagggaggagaagagacaaaatCGTATTTGGATGAAAGTGCCCTGTCGAAACGGGCTAATGGCAGGATCTATTATTTCAGATACAGACTCTCGGGAGAACCGCTTGTTTCAATTCGGTGATTCGATTTATCTTTCACGGCTCAAGAGCGTGAAAGCCTGCTATAGGAACTTGATCGTCGTAGGATTGTGGTTGAAAGACTCGGAGAACTGCTGGACTGCGGACCACTGGGAAAAGGCGGTGGTCCGCAGTGGGCGTTTACAGCTCAGCGACGGCCGAAGGCATCTTGACACGACGAAAGTTCCGGAAGTGAGTTTGATCTGTTGAATGCTATTATAGGGCGACTTCGTTGTCTCAAGAGGGGTGATTGATGTGTTGATGGCAcaagagaggagagaaagggAAAAGCCAAGGGGAGCCGGCAGTAGAGAGAAATAGTCGATTCCCAAACTTTTCTTGCAATGGTGGGGTCTTGCGTCTGATTGGACCACCAGGCAGGGGTGGGCGGCGGGCACAGGCGCTAGGTCAAATCGGGGGAAGAACGGGGACACGATGGGGCGCTCAGAGGCAGTAAAAGCGTCAACTGGAAGGAAGGTGCAGCCCAAGTGCAGCGGATtgcagcaggagaaggagcagcgtcaccgtcaccgctCTTTGCACTTCAGAAAGTTACTTTGCAATAACATTTGAGCAGTCATGATGTTTTATCATGGCAGATACCAGCGATTCCAAGCTCAAACATACACATTGGACATTTTTCACAGCACTAACTGGACTTGATAGGCCGTTTTTCCAAGACCGCGAACAATCCGAGCACATTACTCGCTTAACTTCAGCCTGGCTACAGAGCAGTGGTCACTACAATTTATTGCAACTTCATCGACACGCAGAAGACGTTTCATCAGACGCGTGGATGGGTCCAGGCCAGGCGAGACACCCGAACCCTGACGCAATGCAGCCGGGGACAATGCCCAGTCAACAGTGAAGGCAGACTTGTCGATTTTAGGGCCGTTTGGGCAATGAATGGTCCCTAACTAGTCTGAGCAAAGCA is a genomic window of Pochonia chlamydosporia 170 chromosome Unknown PCv3seq00010, whole genome shotgun sequence containing:
- a CDS encoding amidase (similar to Cordyceps militaris CM01 XP_006673538.1), which codes for MSRNIRQKYPAKTAKKASKRRGSDTSSSFDLSDDDGYSAVEEISDSSDDDEDDVDAVEERNILIEAKPSQSPRPQPGSDNDDDNQDDDDDDDEDDDDDYEYSHPVVDPDADESTSWAGIVSEVDESQASDFFHDQAFGSDAAVERHVRFAVPSSESDSTDTDDDDDHGDLFPDIFVSQTSLDPAFRREIEHDPDESSGSGSFWDYNGQYELQNADDSDAEEVIREISDDETPTATPRVPQIDTSPSKFTPAFEEPLELDGYETDGDTTEEDVPEPPIRRKTRRPSVPMSEISDSDVPSPIKTERGQPRVGRFNLDRSDKKPIAVLNPHTRKMMIFTPHRRRQLDLSPEQFNFQWPLEEQSSPILSNSANMMLSAMFSSNTFGDFVNPQTMGPAEAFFPFPSEAGTADESSSASHHGEEDEAEKKLDISDFITWDDGDSSGEEGNDGTWEPSSTPLRPATASSERDLLSHLNSDTVGAFRRNQINQQLILSNKATQDSLAFSGPYNYSAIRGLKSDRFDTAGIPLTPIRRQKKHASDMTRSPLESVSAKRKASSEVGNGHKRHRSISDVNFLRI
- a CDS encoding cell wall beta-glucan synthesis (similar to Metarhizium robertsii ARSEF 23 XP_007824902.2) → MPSLVLFALGLLPLAWALQINNPGHPATGSGVTVTWSHSASDPAKFDLYLWNGAAQTPAVNKLLAGGVATSTGAVSVRIPCDIPSSGAYQLFAVNGANTSDIYARSSQFSIAVVDCKETTTTTTTTTSTKTTTGTTSSTGTKTGTSSTTSSTVTKPTSSDSSSGTCTSSEQSHTESQTSKSTSIPTSGGNTTVTVPCSTPCKVTTTVGVTPTGSQSPTTIPIGGASQAGVQLLSVAAAFVLAMMAT